A portion of the Lolium rigidum isolate FL_2022 chromosome 1, APGP_CSIRO_Lrig_0.1, whole genome shotgun sequence genome contains these proteins:
- the LOC124707182 gene encoding F-box protein PP2-B11-like: MVQSSVRTREGSLETAACAIERLPEELLAAVISLTSPPDACRAAAVSRTFRPAADSDAVWSRFLPRDLPQFADGELPFKPPSKKALFRCLSDQPSLLPCKLVQKEPELATFELKSAAKAT, encoded by the exons ATGGTGCAGTCCAGTGTACGAACGAGAGAGGGATCCCTGGAGACGGCCGCCTGCGCGATCGAGCGCCTGCCGGAGGAGCTCCtcgcggcggtgatttccctcacaTCGCCTCCCGACGCCTGCCGCGCGGCCGCCGTCTCCCGGACCTTCCGCCCCGCGGCGGACTCCGACGCCGTCTGGTCCCGCTTTCTGCCCCGCGACCTCCCGCAGTTCGCCGATGGTGAGCTCCCCTTCAAGCCGCCATCCAAGAAGGCGCTCTTCCGATGCCTCTCCGACCAACCGTCCCTCCTCCCATGCAAACTCGTG CAAAAGGAACCCGAACTAGCTACATTCGAGTTGAAATCCGCCGCCAAGGCAACCTAG